A genomic stretch from Seriola aureovittata isolate HTS-2021-v1 ecotype China chromosome 13, ASM2101889v1, whole genome shotgun sequence includes:
- the cln8 gene encoding protein CLN8 — protein MDPDQQTSPLPRPSAEYFQWDYRLRLIGLGFGFYVATFLLSHLLSLALSRTYNSLPAKEKVFWNIAASRAAFGIQSTVAGLRALTEDSELTRDRVRGQEDWSWFNVLTATGFFVFENVALHTSNVVFWSFDLPLATHHFFALSGYAGAVVWDSLGHFLPMVTLLLEMSTPFTCISWMLLKAGWARTLFWRANQWVMIHMFHCRMVLTYYMWWVTLTNWGEISTHVALPQRLLFFSGLGLLTVIINPIWTHRKTMQLLNPVDWNFGNKPAPLNGAAEDRSKILAKLHAS, from the exons ATGGATCCTGACCAGCAAACCAGCCCTCTTCCCCGTCCCAGTGCAGAATACTTCCAATGGGACTATCGCCTCAGACTTATTGGCCTAGGATTTGGCTTCTATGTAGCaacattcctcctctctcacctcctgtCTCTGGCTCTGTCACGCACCTACAACTCCCTACCTGCTAAGGAGAAAGTTTTCTGGAACATTGCAGCCAGTCGGGCGGCATTTGGAATCCAAAGTACTGTAGCCGGTCTCCGGGCCCTGACTGAGGACTCTGAGTTaaccagagacagagtgagaggccAAGAAGACTGGTCATGGTTTAATGTCCTCACAGCCACaggtttctttgtgtttgagaATGTAGCGCTTCACACCTCCAATGTGGTATTTTGGTCATTTGACCTCCCACTGGCGACACACCATTTCTTTGCCCTGTCGGGATATGCAGGGGCAGTGGTGTGGGATTCCCTGGGCCACTTCCTGCCGATGGTTACACTGCTGCTGGAGATGAGCACACCATTTACCTGTATATCCTGGATGTTACTGAAG GCCGGCTGGGCACGCACCCTGTTCTGGAGAGCCAACCAGTGGGTGATGATCCACATGTTCCACTGTCGCATGGTGCTCACCTACTACATGTGGTGGGTAACCTTGACCAACTGGGGGGAGATCAGCACCCATGTGGCCCTCCCCCAACGcctgctgttcttctctggcctcgGTCTGCTCACTGTTATCATCAACCCCATCTGGACGCACAGGAAGACCATGCAGCTGCTCAACCCTGTAGACTGGAACTTTGGCAACAAGCCGGCTCCCCTAAACGGTGCCGCGGAGGACCGTTCAAAGATTCTTGCCAAACTTCATGCCAGCTGA